A genome region from Stenotrophomonas maltophilia includes the following:
- a CDS encoding ExbD/TolR family protein, producing MAFSSGGGKGPMADINVTPLVDVMLVLLIIFIVTAPIMTYPIAVDLPQRVLNPPPQLVEPPPPIELKIDASNQVSWNNSPINTSELQQRMEQEVQRDPTNQPELRIDASPDSEYDVMAKVLAAAKNAQMKKIGFVQQ from the coding sequence ATGGCATTCAGTAGTGGTGGTGGCAAGGGCCCCATGGCAGACATCAACGTCACGCCCCTCGTGGACGTGATGCTGGTTCTGCTGATCATCTTCATCGTGACCGCGCCGATCATGACGTACCCGATCGCCGTCGACCTGCCGCAGCGCGTGCTCAACCCACCGCCGCAGCTGGTTGAACCGCCGCCGCCGATCGAACTGAAGATCGACGCCAGCAACCAGGTCTCGTGGAACAACAGCCCGATCAATACCAGCGAGCTGCAGCAGCGGATGGAGCAGGAGGTCCAGCGTGACCCGACCAACCAGCCGGAACTGCGCATCGACGCCAGCCCGGATTCCGAGTACGACGTGATGGCCAAGGTTCTGGCCGCCGCGAAGAATGCTCAGATGAAGAAGATCGGTTTTGTGCAGCAGTAA
- the cls gene encoding cardiolipin synthase, with product MLALFDSLRHWLDGIAHLGTILAVAYLLYLLALTGWIMLQKREPVATLSWILSLALLPYLGLFIYYLLGPQKVKRQRLRRGRARSGMEHYSDVCPPDADCTELAKIAQATTGLAPSSATEVTWLVDGAATYAALLEAVTQARDHVHLEYYIFNPDHAGTALRDALVERARAGVQVRLLLDAVGSSALPRRFLQPLLDAGGEAIWFHPRQLLKPFKRPWLNLRTHRKLVIIDGRLAFTGGINITDEEDESRRPDAYRDLHMRIRGHVVRSLQLVFAEDWLYASGQDPSRMDIARLWPADMPLRGDGAINAQVLVSGPDSGWETIHRLHVAAIQEAHERVWLVTPYFVPGEAARMALTSAALGGLDVRLLVPKMSDSWFVTQAARSYFDELLHAGVKIYEYGPRMLHTKAFIADDDVCIVGSANFDHRSFRLNFELSMMISDRDRVAALAGLLQGEFDRATRVHDQAGRSLWLHRLPEAFARLASPLL from the coding sequence ATGCTCGCCCTCTTCGACTCCCTGCGCCACTGGCTCGACGGCATCGCCCACCTCGGCACGATCCTGGCGGTAGCCTATCTGCTGTACCTGCTCGCGCTGACCGGCTGGATCATGCTGCAGAAGCGTGAGCCGGTGGCCACGCTGAGCTGGATCCTGTCGCTGGCGCTGCTGCCCTACCTCGGCTTGTTCATCTATTACCTGCTGGGCCCGCAGAAGGTGAAGCGTCAGCGGCTGCGCCGTGGCCGTGCCCGTTCGGGCATGGAGCACTACAGCGACGTCTGCCCGCCCGATGCCGACTGCACCGAGCTGGCCAAGATCGCCCAGGCCACCACCGGCCTGGCGCCGAGCAGCGCCACCGAAGTGACCTGGCTTGTGGACGGTGCCGCTACGTACGCCGCTCTGTTGGAAGCGGTGACGCAGGCTCGCGATCACGTGCACCTGGAGTACTACATCTTCAATCCGGACCACGCCGGCACCGCGCTGCGCGATGCCCTGGTCGAACGCGCCCGCGCCGGCGTGCAGGTGCGCCTGCTGCTGGATGCCGTGGGATCCTCCGCCCTCCCCCGCCGCTTCCTGCAACCATTGCTGGACGCAGGCGGCGAGGCCATCTGGTTCCATCCGCGGCAACTGCTGAAGCCCTTCAAGCGCCCGTGGCTGAACCTGCGTACCCACCGCAAGCTGGTGATCATCGACGGTCGCTTGGCCTTCACCGGTGGCATCAACATCACTGACGAAGAGGACGAAAGCCGCCGGCCCGACGCCTACCGCGACCTGCACATGCGCATCCGCGGCCATGTGGTGCGCAGCCTGCAGCTGGTGTTCGCCGAAGACTGGCTCTATGCCAGTGGCCAGGATCCCTCGCGCATGGACATTGCCCGTCTTTGGCCGGCCGACATGCCGCTGCGCGGCGATGGTGCCATCAACGCCCAGGTGCTGGTCTCAGGGCCAGACTCCGGCTGGGAAACCATCCATCGGCTGCACGTGGCGGCGATCCAGGAGGCGCACGAACGGGTCTGGCTGGTGACGCCCTACTTCGTGCCCGGCGAAGCCGCGCGGATGGCGCTGACCTCGGCCGCGCTGGGCGGCCTGGACGTGCGCCTGCTGGTGCCGAAGATGAGCGATTCCTGGTTCGTCACCCAGGCCGCGCGCTCCTACTTCGACGAACTGCTGCATGCCGGGGTAAAGATCTACGAGTACGGCCCGCGCATGCTGCATACCAAGGCCTTCATCGCCGATGACGACGTCTGCATCGTCGGCAGTGCCAACTTCGACCACCGCAGCTTCCGGCTGAACTTCGAGCTGTCGATGATGATCAGCGACCGTGACCGCGTCGCCGCCCTGGCCGGGCTGCTGCAGGGAGAGTTCGACCGCGCCACCCGCGTGCACGACCAGGCCGGCCGCTCGCTGTGGCTGCACCGCCTGCCCGAGGCCTTCGCCCGGCTGGCCTCGCCGCTGCTCTGA
- a CDS encoding pyridoxine 5'-phosphate synthase, whose translation MTQLSVNVNKIAVLRNSRGGAEPDVVRAAQACLDAGAHGITVHPRPDRRHITAEDVLALSTLTRARGVEFNIEGNPFAPPREGYPGLLPLCEQTRPAQATLVPDGDGQITSDHGFDFERDGERLRPLVAELKAMGCRVSLFVDAGNPLLEQAAEVGADRIELYTGPYAEAHAAGDAEAMLALFATAARRAQAVGLGVNAGHDLSQDNLRDFLAHVPDVLEVSIGHALIGEALYDGLDATVRGYLALL comes from the coding sequence ATGACCCAGCTCAGCGTCAACGTCAACAAGATCGCCGTCCTGCGTAATTCGCGCGGCGGCGCCGAACCGGACGTGGTGCGTGCCGCCCAGGCCTGCCTGGATGCCGGTGCGCATGGCATCACCGTGCACCCGCGGCCGGACCGCCGCCATATCACCGCCGAGGACGTGCTGGCGCTGTCGACGCTGACCCGCGCGCGGGGCGTCGAATTCAACATCGAAGGCAACCCATTCGCGCCGCCGCGCGAGGGCTACCCCGGGCTGCTGCCGTTGTGCGAACAGACCCGCCCGGCGCAGGCCACGCTGGTGCCGGATGGCGATGGGCAGATCACGTCCGATCACGGTTTCGACTTCGAGCGTGACGGCGAGCGGCTGCGACCACTGGTGGCCGAACTGAAGGCGATGGGTTGCCGGGTCAGCCTGTTCGTCGACGCCGGTAATCCGCTGCTGGAGCAGGCGGCCGAAGTCGGTGCAGATCGCATCGAGCTGTACACCGGCCCCTACGCCGAAGCGCACGCCGCCGGCGATGCCGAGGCAATGCTGGCGTTGTTCGCCACCGCCGCGCGCCGCGCACAGGCGGTGGGACTGGGCGTCAACGCCGGCCACGACCTGTCGCAGGACAACCTGCGCGATTTCCTGGCCCACGTGCCGGACGTGCTGGAGGTGTCGATCGGTCATGCGCTGATCGGCGAGGCGCTGTATGACGGGCTGGATGCCACGGTGCGGGGCTACCTGGCACTGCTGTAA
- a CDS encoding PA0069 family radical SAM protein, with translation MGIAIKGRGSTSHLAGRFESTVSEAVDDGWAVDESEEFLAPRLRTEVRAETARSIISRNTSPDVGFSQSVNPYRGCEHGCSYCFARPSHAYLNLSPGLDFETKLFAKTNAPQLLRKELSKPGYVPQPIALGINTDAYQPIERKFKLTRQLIEVMLETKHPFSLITKNALVERDIDLLAPLAAENLVSVHFSVTSLDPHLSAKLEPRASAPHARLRAMKRLHEAGIPVGVMVAPVIPWINDSELEAVLEAAHDAGASTAGYVLLRLPLEVAPLFRDWLDTHHPDRAAHVMSTIQQLRGGKDYDSQFGTRMRGQGVYADLLNNRFKLARKRLGFNAQNSHWPKLDCSRFQKPLPPKKDSPQGSLF, from the coding sequence ATGGGTATCGCGATCAAGGGCCGAGGTTCCACGTCCCACCTTGCCGGACGCTTTGAAAGCACCGTCAGCGAGGCGGTGGACGACGGCTGGGCGGTTGACGAGAGCGAGGAGTTCCTCGCGCCGCGCCTGCGCACCGAAGTACGCGCCGAGACCGCACGCAGCATCATCAGCCGCAACACTTCGCCGGACGTTGGCTTCAGCCAATCGGTGAATCCGTACCGCGGTTGCGAGCATGGCTGCTCGTACTGCTTCGCGCGTCCCTCGCACGCCTATCTGAACCTGTCGCCGGGCCTGGATTTCGAGACCAAGCTGTTTGCCAAGACCAATGCGCCGCAGCTGCTGCGCAAGGAGTTGTCGAAGCCGGGCTATGTGCCACAGCCGATCGCGCTGGGCATCAACACCGACGCGTACCAGCCGATCGAGCGCAAGTTCAAGCTGACCCGCCAGCTGATCGAAGTGATGCTGGAAACCAAGCATCCATTTTCGTTGATTACCAAGAACGCGCTGGTCGAGCGCGACATCGATCTGCTCGCACCGTTGGCGGCGGAAAACCTGGTCAGCGTGCACTTCTCGGTGACCTCGCTGGACCCTCATCTTTCCGCAAAGCTGGAACCGCGTGCATCAGCGCCGCATGCACGGCTGCGCGCGATGAAGCGCCTGCATGAAGCGGGCATTCCGGTGGGAGTGATGGTGGCGCCGGTAATCCCGTGGATCAACGACAGCGAACTGGAAGCCGTGCTGGAGGCCGCACATGATGCCGGCGCCAGCACAGCCGGTTACGTGCTGCTGCGCCTGCCGCTGGAAGTGGCGCCGTTGTTCCGCGACTGGCTCGATACCCATCATCCCGATCGCGCCGCGCACGTGATGAGCACCATTCAGCAGCTGCGCGGCGGCAAAGACTACGACAGCCAGTTCGGCACGCGCATGCGCGGCCAGGGCGTGTATGCCGATCTGTTGAACAACCGCTTCAAGCTGGCGCGAAAGCGTCTCGGCTTCAATGCGCAGAACAGCCATTGGCCGAAGCTGGATTGCAGCCGGTTCCAGAAGCCGTTGCCGCCGAAGAAGGATTCGCCGCAGGGAAGTCTGTTCTGA
- a CDS encoding 2OG-Fe(II) oxygenase: MHEQGPVDFIEVIHNAVPSEVCAAIVERMRAARGLQPGAVGSGVFPELKHSKDLRISGLDGWQDVDHQLQHAVFDGLLTYLRRYPQALIAPLMLQIQDSNGQPRRLSAEDFPDMPQQQLADLARTCLRPGAINLQWYAAGEGGYPYWHCELYPKDAQAETLHRHVLWTLYLNDDFDEGETEFLFQGRKIVPRTGSLLIAPTAFTHTHRGNRPQGGDKFIATSWILFQSAQKLFGG, translated from the coding sequence ATGCACGAGCAGGGCCCGGTCGATTTCATCGAGGTCATCCACAACGCGGTCCCCAGCGAGGTCTGCGCAGCGATCGTCGAGCGCATGCGGGCGGCGCGTGGCCTGCAGCCCGGTGCCGTGGGCAGTGGCGTGTTCCCGGAACTCAAGCACAGCAAGGATCTGCGCATCAGCGGCCTTGATGGCTGGCAGGATGTGGACCATCAGCTGCAGCACGCGGTGTTCGACGGCCTGCTGACTTATCTACGCCGTTATCCACAGGCATTGATCGCCCCGCTGATGTTGCAGATCCAGGACAGCAACGGCCAACCGCGACGCCTGTCTGCCGAGGACTTCCCTGACATGCCGCAGCAGCAACTGGCCGATCTTGCCCGCACCTGCCTGCGCCCGGGTGCGATCAACCTGCAGTGGTATGCGGCAGGCGAAGGCGGTTACCCGTACTGGCACTGCGAGCTGTACCCGAAGGATGCGCAGGCCGAGACCCTGCACCGGCACGTGCTGTGGACGCTGTACCTCAACGACGACTTTGACGAAGGCGAGACCGAGTTCCTGTTCCAGGGGCGGAAGATCGTGCCGCGCACCGGCAGTCTGTTGATTGCGCCGACCGCGTTCACCCACACCCATCGGGGCAACCGACCGCAGGGCGGCGACAAGTTCATCGCCACCAGCTGGATCCTGTTCCAGAGTGCGCAGAAGTTGTTCGGGGGTTGA
- a CDS encoding class 1 fructose-bisphosphatase yields MSRTSLTRFLIQEQHAGRINADLRQLIAVVARACTSISIAVSKGALGGVLGDAGTGNVQGEAQKKLDVISNEILLEANAWGGHLAACASEEMDHSQPVPDIYPRGDFLLLFDPLDGSSNIDVNVSVGTIFSVLRCPTNVELPGDDAFLQPGSKQIAAGYCIYGPSTQLVLTVGHGTHAFTLDREKGEFVLTTENMQIPAATQEFAINMSNQRHWEAPMQAYVGDLLAGKEGARGKNFNMRWIASMVADVHRILTRGGIFIYPWDKKDPSKAGKLRLMYEANPMGLLVEQAGGAAWTGRERILDIQPDQLHQRVPVFLGSREEVAEAVRYHHAHDDAQG; encoded by the coding sequence ATGTCCCGTACTTCGTTGACCCGCTTCCTGATCCAGGAACAGCACGCCGGCCGCATCAATGCCGACCTGCGCCAGCTGATCGCGGTCGTCGCCCGCGCCTGCACCAGCATCTCCATCGCCGTCAGCAAGGGCGCCCTCGGTGGCGTGCTCGGCGACGCCGGTACCGGCAACGTGCAGGGCGAAGCGCAGAAGAAGCTGGATGTGATCAGCAACGAGATCCTGCTTGAAGCCAACGCCTGGGGTGGCCACCTCGCCGCGTGCGCCTCCGAAGAAATGGACCACAGCCAGCCGGTGCCGGACATCTACCCGCGCGGCGATTTCCTGCTGCTGTTCGATCCTCTCGATGGCAGCTCCAACATCGACGTCAACGTCTCCGTCGGCACCATCTTCTCCGTGCTGCGTTGCCCGACCAACGTCGAGCTGCCGGGCGATGACGCCTTCCTGCAACCGGGCAGCAAACAGATCGCCGCCGGCTACTGCATCTACGGGCCCAGCACCCAGCTGGTGCTGACCGTCGGCCACGGCACGCACGCCTTCACCCTGGACCGCGAGAAGGGCGAGTTCGTGCTGACCACCGAGAACATGCAGATTCCGGCGGCCACCCAGGAATTCGCCATCAACATGTCCAACCAGCGTCACTGGGAAGCGCCGATGCAGGCCTATGTGGGCGATCTGCTGGCCGGCAAGGAAGGCGCGCGCGGCAAGAACTTCAACATGCGCTGGATCGCCAGCATGGTGGCCGACGTGCATCGCATCCTGACCCGCGGCGGTATCTTCATCTACCCGTGGGACAAGAAGGACCCGTCCAAGGCCGGCAAGCTGCGCCTGATGTACGAAGCCAACCCGATGGGCCTGCTGGTCGAACAGGCCGGCGGCGCCGCCTGGACCGGCCGCGAGCGCATCCTCGACATCCAGCCCGACCAGCTGCACCAGCGCGTGCCGGTGTTCCTCGGTTCGCGCGAGGAAGTGGCCGAAGCCGTGCGCTACCACCACGCGCACGACGACGCGCAGGGCTGA
- a CDS encoding aromatic amino acid transaminase: protein MSFFANVELVPGDPILGLTEAYNADSRPTKVNLGVGIYYDESGRIPLLRAVKQIEQQLAAEAKPRGYLPIDGLPAYTQATRELVFGKDSPLLAAGRVTTAQTVGGSGALRVGADVLKKLLPHATVALSNPSWENHRAVFSAAGFDVVEYTYFDPTTHGVNFDALLADLGKLDAGTVVLLHACCHNPTGADLTVTQWKQVAQLLKDKQLFPFIDMAYQGFDKGIEQDGAAVRIIAEAGIDSFIVANSYSKSFSLYGERVGALSMVAPTAADAKAVQSQVKRVIRTIYSSPSTHGAALVAGVLTNPELRAMWEQELTEMRERIHALRQGLVEKLAAAGAPQFGFINEQAGMFSYSGLSREQVERLRDEFGIYAVGTGRICVAALNQNNLEYVAKAVATVAKG from the coding sequence GTGTCCTTCTTTGCAAACGTGGAACTGGTCCCAGGCGACCCGATCCTGGGCCTGACCGAGGCGTACAACGCCGACAGCCGCCCGACCAAGGTCAACCTGGGTGTGGGCATCTACTACGACGAGAGCGGCCGCATTCCGCTGCTGCGCGCCGTCAAGCAGATCGAGCAGCAGCTCGCCGCCGAAGCCAAACCGCGCGGCTACCTGCCGATCGATGGCCTGCCGGCGTACACGCAGGCGACGCGTGAGCTGGTGTTCGGCAAGGATTCGCCGCTGCTGGCCGCCGGCCGCGTCACCACCGCACAGACCGTCGGTGGCAGCGGTGCGCTGCGCGTCGGCGCCGACGTGCTGAAGAAACTGCTGCCGCACGCCACCGTGGCGCTGAGCAACCCGAGCTGGGAAAACCACCGTGCGGTGTTCAGCGCCGCCGGTTTCGACGTGGTGGAGTACACCTATTTCGACCCGACCACCCATGGCGTCAACTTCGACGCCCTGCTGGCCGACCTGGGCAAGCTGGACGCCGGCACCGTGGTGCTGCTGCACGCCTGCTGCCACAACCCCACCGGCGCCGACCTCACGGTCACCCAGTGGAAGCAGGTCGCGCAGCTGCTGAAGGACAAGCAGCTGTTCCCCTTCATCGACATGGCCTACCAGGGCTTCGACAAGGGCATCGAGCAGGACGGCGCCGCCGTGCGCATCATCGCCGAAGCCGGCATCGACAGCTTCATCGTCGCCAACTCGTACTCCAAGTCGTTCTCGCTGTACGGCGAGCGCGTGGGTGCGCTGTCGATGGTGGCGCCGACCGCCGCGGACGCCAAGGCCGTGCAGTCGCAGGTCAAGCGCGTGATCCGCACCATCTACTCCAGCCCGTCCACCCACGGTGCTGCGCTGGTGGCCGGCGTGCTGACCAACCCGGAACTGCGCGCGATGTGGGAGCAGGAACTGACCGAGATGCGCGAGCGCATCCACGCCCTGCGCCAGGGCCTGGTCGAGAAGCTGGCTGCCGCTGGCGCGCCGCAGTTCGGTTTCATCAACGAGCAGGCCGGCATGTTCTCCTACTCCGGCCTGAGCCGCGAGCAGGTCGAGCGCCTGCGCGACGAGTTCGGCATCTACGCCGTCGGCACCGGCCGCATCTGCGTGGCCGCGCTGAACCAGAACAACCTGGAGTACGTCGCCAAGGCCGTGGCCACCGTCGCCAAGGGCTGA
- a CDS encoding TonB-dependent receptor family protein yields MNPAARRHCLPLSALLLSPWAALAEPAPSALPAVQVQAARVPGIDPFALPASLDTVWIDASRAGTGAQLSEALAGVPGLLARDRQNFAQDTQLSIRGFGARSTFGVRGVRVLIDGVPATMPDGQGQLSHASLLGAERIEVLRGPFSALYGNSSGGVLQVWSAQGQAGDPWRLRVNAGADRTLSVGAQLKGAGRGLDYNIAANHFRTDGWRDHSRARRESLNARIGGELGGGRLELLLNALDAPDAQDPLGLTRAQVAADPRQATAVAHQYNTRKSVRQQQAGLRWTRESGAQRWQLMGYAGQRAVRQYLPIPPTAQANPLHAGGVIDLEGGYGGLDARWGWHGDLAGRPLDLVAGLSADRQRQHRTGYENFVGNILGVRGRLRRDQIDVVQNVDQFAQAWWQWSPRWSLLAGVRHSTVRFESDDRYIIGRNPDDSGRRRYQATTPVAGITFEATPQWRLHAAAGRGFETPTFNELGYRADGQAGLALDLAAARSRSVEVGSKWHAQDGTQLDISVFRADTDDELAVASNIGGRSTYRNIGRTRRQGVELQYRQPLAEQLELQLAWTWLQAQVRSPYLTANNTVAAGSRLPGVPRQQAFARLQWTPADWQWALEATASSDTVVNDVASERAPGFALLHLEGGRRWALPGGELRAFARLENVLDQAYIGSVIVNDGNGRYYEPGPGRRANAGLQWSWR; encoded by the coding sequence ATGAATCCTGCTGCACGACGCCATTGCCTGCCGCTGTCTGCCCTGCTGCTGTCGCCCTGGGCGGCGCTGGCCGAGCCCGCGCCCTCCGCCCTGCCCGCCGTGCAGGTGCAGGCCGCACGCGTGCCCGGCATCGACCCGTTCGCCTTGCCCGCGAGCCTGGACACGGTCTGGATCGATGCCAGCCGCGCGGGCACCGGCGCGCAGCTGTCCGAGGCGCTGGCCGGGGTACCAGGGCTGCTGGCACGCGACCGGCAGAACTTCGCCCAGGACACGCAGCTGTCGATCCGTGGCTTCGGCGCGCGCTCCACCTTCGGGGTGCGCGGGGTGCGGGTATTGATCGACGGGGTGCCCGCGACCATGCCCGATGGCCAGGGCCAGCTGTCGCATGCCAGCCTGTTGGGCGCCGAACGCATCGAGGTGCTGCGCGGGCCGTTCTCGGCGCTGTACGGCAATTCCTCCGGCGGCGTGCTTCAGGTCTGGAGCGCGCAGGGCCAGGCCGGCGACCCGTGGCGGCTACGCGTGAACGCTGGCGCCGACCGCACGCTCAGCGTCGGCGCGCAGCTGAAGGGGGCGGGTCGCGGGCTGGACTACAACATCGCCGCCAACCACTTCCGTACCGATGGCTGGCGCGATCACAGCCGTGCGCGCCGCGAATCGCTCAACGCGCGCATCGGCGGTGAGCTGGGCGGCGGACGGCTGGAACTGCTGCTCAATGCGCTTGATGCACCGGATGCGCAGGACCCGCTGGGCTTGACCCGTGCGCAGGTGGCAGCCGACCCACGCCAGGCCACGGCAGTGGCGCACCAGTACAACACCCGCAAATCGGTGCGCCAGCAGCAGGCGGGTCTGCGCTGGACGCGTGAATCCGGAGCGCAGCGCTGGCAGCTGATGGGCTATGCCGGCCAGCGCGCGGTACGCCAGTACCTGCCGATCCCGCCGACCGCCCAGGCCAACCCCCTGCATGCCGGTGGGGTGATCGATCTGGAGGGGGGCTACGGTGGGCTGGACGCGCGCTGGGGCTGGCACGGCGATCTGGCAGGGCGACCGCTGGACCTGGTGGCCGGGCTCAGCGCCGACCGCCAGCGCCAGCACCGCACCGGATACGAGAACTTCGTTGGCAACATCCTGGGCGTGCGCGGGCGCCTGCGCCGTGACCAGATCGACGTCGTGCAGAACGTGGACCAGTTCGCCCAGGCCTGGTGGCAGTGGAGCCCGCGCTGGTCATTGCTGGCCGGCGTGCGTCACAGCACCGTGCGCTTCGAATCGGACGACCGCTACATCATCGGCCGCAACCCGGATGACAGTGGCCGCCGGCGCTATCAGGCCACCACCCCGGTGGCCGGGATCACCTTCGAGGCCACCCCGCAGTGGCGGCTGCACGCGGCGGCGGGACGTGGTTTCGAAACCCCCACCTTCAACGAGCTGGGCTATCGCGCCGACGGCCAAGCCGGGCTGGCACTGGATCTGGCCGCTGCTCGCAGCCGCAGCGTGGAGGTCGGCAGCAAATGGCATGCGCAGGACGGAACCCAGCTTGATATCAGTGTGTTCCGTGCAGATACCGACGACGAGCTGGCCGTTGCCAGCAACATCGGCGGTCGCAGCACCTATCGCAACATCGGCCGCACCCGCCGCCAGGGTGTGGAACTGCAGTACCGGCAGCCGCTGGCCGAGCAGCTGGAACTGCAGCTGGCGTGGACCTGGCTGCAGGCGCAGGTGCGCTCGCCCTATCTGACCGCGAACAACACGGTGGCTGCGGGCAGCCGCCTGCCGGGCGTGCCCCGCCAGCAGGCCTTTGCCCGGCTGCAATGGACGCCAGCCGACTGGCAGTGGGCGCTGGAGGCCACCGCCAGCAGCGATACCGTGGTCAACGACGTGGCCAGCGAGCGCGCGCCGGGCTTCGCCCTGCTGCACCTGGAAGGTGGGCGCCGCTGGGCGCTGCCTGGCGGGGAACTGCGCGCCTTCGCGCGGCTGGAGAACGTGCTGGACCAGGCCTACATCGGCTCGGTAATCGTCAACGATGGCAATGGCCGCTACTACGAGCCGGGGCCGGGGCGGCGAGCCAACGCCGGCCTGCAATGGTCGTGGCGCTGA
- a CDS encoding Ku protein, whose product MARPIWTGTLSFGLLNVPVSLMSGERKVDLQFRMLDSRDRKPIRFERVNADTGEEVPWKDIVKAYEYDKGSYVVLEEGDIRSAAPESHEAVEVESFVDAAQIDPRYYEKPYLLVPGKKAEKGYVLLRETLRSTGKVGIARVVVRTREYLCAVMPHEDALVLMILRYPQELVDPEDYKLPTGKLSDYRITSKETAMAEQLIESMSGEWDPSHYHDEFRERLQQVLNKRIKSKGGTTRVDDEPAPREDASTNVVDFMALLQKSLDANKRTPAKKAATRKAAATSPAKKAAKKTTKKAAKKTAPRRKAG is encoded by the coding sequence ATGGCCCGCCCGATCTGGACCGGCACGCTGTCGTTTGGCCTGCTCAACGTGCCAGTGTCGTTGATGTCCGGCGAGCGCAAAGTCGATCTGCAGTTCCGCATGCTCGACTCCCGCGATCGCAAGCCGATCCGTTTCGAACGGGTCAACGCCGACACCGGCGAGGAAGTGCCCTGGAAGGACATCGTCAAAGCCTATGAGTACGACAAGGGCAGTTATGTCGTGCTGGAGGAAGGTGATATCCGCTCGGCCGCGCCGGAAAGCCACGAGGCGGTGGAGGTGGAATCGTTCGTGGATGCGGCCCAGATCGACCCGCGCTATTACGAGAAACCGTATTTGCTGGTGCCCGGCAAGAAGGCCGAAAAGGGCTATGTGCTGCTGCGCGAAACCCTGCGCAGCACCGGCAAGGTGGGCATCGCGCGGGTGGTGGTGCGCACGCGCGAATACCTGTGCGCGGTCATGCCGCATGAGGACGCACTGGTGTTGATGATCCTGCGCTATCCACAGGAACTGGTGGATCCCGAGGATTACAAGCTGCCCACCGGCAAACTGTCCGACTACCGCATCACCAGCAAGGAAACGGCGATGGCCGAGCAGTTGATCGAGTCGATGTCCGGTGAGTGGGACCCGTCGCACTACCACGATGAGTTCCGCGAGCGCCTGCAGCAGGTGTTGAACAAGCGCATCAAGTCCAAGGGCGGCACCACGCGGGTGGACGATGAGCCGGCACCGCGCGAGGACGCAAGTACCAATGTGGTCGACTTCATGGCGCTGCTGCAGAAGAGCCTGGATGCGAACAAGCGAACGCCAGCGAAGAAGGCCGCAACGCGCAAAGCAGCCGCCACGTCACCAGCGAAGAAGGCCGCAAAGAAAACAACGAAGAAGGCTGCAAAGAAGACCGCACCTCGACGCAAGGCGGGGTGA